A single window of Sphingobium sp. SCG-1 DNA harbors:
- a CDS encoding AAA family ATPase has translation MQNEDFNQPKGIQRARRLPDPALGALWNSIILDERLKAQLLSQAMLNFTMRGKVDRGVIPLHGVILLVGPPGTGKTSLARGLAHRTAETFPGGGFRLLEVEPHALTSSAMGKTQRAVSELFSQSIAEAAAAGPTIVLLDEVETLAADRSKMSLEANPIDIHRATDAVLVQLDALAERHPNLLFLATSNFPQAVDAAFTSRCDLVVHVPLPDREACGLILKDCLTGLGKTYPAIAKLPASQGFDRCAAECVGLDGRAIRKMVANALASSPQTAMNPERLTIEDLFGAARAAKAGRMSGAKTS, from the coding sequence GTGCAGAACGAGGACTTCAACCAGCCCAAGGGCATCCAGCGCGCCCGCCGGCTTCCCGATCCTGCACTCGGAGCGCTCTGGAATTCGATTATCCTCGACGAGCGCCTGAAGGCCCAGCTCCTCTCGCAGGCGATGCTGAACTTCACGATGCGCGGGAAGGTCGATCGTGGTGTCATTCCGCTCCACGGCGTCATTCTGCTTGTCGGACCCCCCGGGACCGGCAAGACCTCTCTTGCTCGCGGATTGGCGCATCGTACCGCCGAGACCTTTCCGGGTGGCGGGTTCCGCCTGCTCGAAGTCGAGCCGCATGCGCTTACCAGTTCGGCGATGGGCAAGACCCAGCGTGCGGTATCGGAGCTGTTCTCACAGTCGATCGCCGAAGCCGCCGCCGCGGGACCGACAATTGTGCTCCTCGATGAAGTCGAGACGCTTGCCGCCGACCGGTCGAAAATGAGCCTGGAGGCCAATCCGATCGACATCCACCGCGCAACCGATGCCGTGCTCGTTCAGCTCGATGCGCTGGCCGAGCGGCATCCGAACCTGTTGTTCCTTGCCACCAGCAACTTTCCCCAGGCGGTCGATGCGGCCTTCACCTCGCGCTGTGACCTGGTCGTCCATGTGCCGCTGCCCGATCGGGAAGCGTGCGGGCTTATCCTGAAGGATTGCCTGACCGGCCTCGGCAAGACCTACCCGGCCATCGCGAAACTGCCCGCCTCTCAGGGTTTCGACCGCTGCGCGGCCGAATGCGTCGGGCTCGACGGACGCGCCATCCGCAAGATGGTGGCCAACGCCTTGGCCAGCAGCCCGCAAACGGCCATGAACCCCGAACGCCTGACGATCGAGGATCTTTTCGGCGCGGCGCGCGCCGCCAAGGCGGGCCGCATGTCGGGAGCCAAGACGTCATGA
- a CDS encoding DUF2188 domain-containing protein, which translates to MSRRIHVVPHDSGWATRREGASRVGSTHGTQAQATEAARNTAIRERGEVVIHRPDGRIRDAASYGNDPFPPKG; encoded by the coding sequence ATGTCAAGACGCATCCATGTCGTTCCCCACGATTCCGGTTGGGCGACGCGCCGTGAAGGAGCTTCCCGCGTAGGATCGACCCACGGCACCCAGGCGCAGGCTACCGAAGCGGCGCGCAACACAGCGATCCGCGAGCGTGGCGAGGTGGTGATTCACCGTCCCGATGGCCGCATCCGGGACGCCGCTTCCTACGGCAACGATCCCTTCCCTCCGAAGGGGTGA
- a CDS encoding helix-turn-helix domain-containing protein yields MSDESIYVAFGRLVAARRKTLELTQAELAARVSMSRASVANIESGRQNVLLHHVYSLAAALEFSKPADLLPAAPKPQPREDLQMILSDETVTARGKAQINDLIADALARHGSGRAGS; encoded by the coding sequence ATGTCAGACGAGTCGATCTATGTAGCGTTCGGGCGGCTTGTCGCCGCGAGACGAAAGACACTTGAACTCACCCAGGCCGAGCTGGCGGCAAGGGTGAGCATGTCGCGTGCGTCAGTGGCAAACATTGAGAGCGGCCGGCAGAACGTGTTGCTGCATCATGTTTACAGTCTCGCGGCGGCGCTGGAATTTTCGAAGCCCGCCGATTTGCTGCCCGCCGCGCCGAAACCACAGCCCCGGGAGGACTTGCAGATGATCTTGTCAGACGAAACCGTGACCGCGCGCGGCAAGGCTCAAATCAATGATCTGATTGCGGATGCGCTCGCCCGCCATGGTTCTGGAAGGGCCGGGTCGTGA
- a CDS encoding ImmA/IrrE family metallo-endopeptidase, with protein sequence MTANPEMAREAARTILREFGVKAAPVPIERIIKARNVMLQYAPLEDDLSGMAFIKDGVGIIGVNALHHPNRQRFTAAHELGHHVLHAPDIQKAVHVDKGFRVLMRDDVSSQGVDPLEVEANAFASELLMPRELLASALDASGLDMEDDAGIEALAKKFRVSASAMRFRLAGHY encoded by the coding sequence GTGACCGCGAACCCCGAAATGGCGCGGGAGGCCGCGCGCACGATTTTGCGCGAGTTCGGAGTAAAGGCAGCGCCGGTTCCCATTGAGCGCATTATCAAGGCCAGGAACGTCATGCTCCAATACGCTCCACTGGAGGATGATCTCTCCGGCATGGCCTTCATAAAGGACGGTGTCGGTATCATCGGCGTGAACGCCTTGCATCACCCGAACCGGCAACGGTTCACGGCCGCGCATGAGCTTGGACACCATGTGTTGCATGCTCCCGATATCCAGAAGGCCGTGCATGTGGACAAGGGGTTTCGGGTCCTTATGCGCGACGATGTCTCGTCGCAGGGCGTTGACCCGCTTGAGGTCGAGGCCAATGCCTTTGCCTCTGAACTTCTCATGCCGCGAGAACTGCTTGCAAGTGCGCTCGACGCCAGTGGCTTGGACATGGAGGACGACGCCGGGATCGAAGCGCTTGCGAAAAAATTCCGGGTCAGTGCATCCGCCATGCGGTTCCGTCTGGCGGGTCATTACTAG
- a CDS encoding exonuclease domain-containing protein, producing the protein MGFVFFDTETTGLRHGFDQIVHFAAIRTDNDLNEVDRFEARSRLLPHVVPHPSALLTNGLPIERLTDGGLPSHYQMVLLIRHKLLSWSPSIFVGYNSIRFDEEMLRHALFQTLQPAYLTSNHGNCRADVLGLVMAAAAVSPACLSVPYGPEGRPVFRLEQLASANGVAHTQAHDAMADVIATLGLCRCVHERSSELWHRFVRFSKKATVGDFVDSEDGFFLTEFFGNEANHTPVVCLGPDPDQPNGRFCLRLDASPEELAAMPDEALRSYLSAKLGPVRRLRINAAPTLTAFYDATETMLDGADIDDLEDRARSIKENTALRSRIIETLVATRAPRSPSTHVEGQIYEGFPGPDDEIRMANFHNVGWGDAAAIVREFDDERLRIFGRRLIYFGGRPALSDDLRLVVERDLTDRLMDEAAGGFTLRQALQETQRLLDEHGSDVDGILVKYRSYLISRIERVTQFRARQFAAEPT; encoded by the coding sequence ATGGGCTTCGTATTCTTCGACACGGAGACAACGGGGCTCAGGCACGGCTTCGATCAGATCGTGCATTTCGCGGCAATTCGGACTGACAACGATCTCAACGAGGTCGATCGGTTCGAGGCGCGCTCGCGTCTTTTGCCACATGTCGTTCCCCACCCGAGCGCGCTTCTAACAAACGGGCTACCGATTGAACGGCTTACCGATGGGGGCTTGCCGTCCCACTATCAGATGGTTCTCCTTATCCGACATAAACTCCTATCCTGGTCTCCCTCGATTTTCGTCGGCTATAACTCCATCCGGTTCGATGAGGAGATGCTCAGGCACGCGCTTTTCCAAACGCTTCAGCCAGCATATCTAACGAGCAACCACGGCAACTGCCGCGCGGATGTTCTGGGCCTCGTCATGGCGGCCGCGGCGGTCTCGCCAGCCTGCCTGTCTGTTCCCTATGGCCCCGAAGGGCGCCCGGTTTTCCGTCTGGAACAGCTTGCTTCGGCAAACGGCGTGGCTCACACCCAGGCCCATGACGCGATGGCTGATGTAATTGCAACGCTCGGTCTTTGCCGGTGCGTCCATGAACGCTCGTCCGAACTCTGGCACCGCTTCGTGCGCTTTTCGAAGAAGGCGACGGTCGGCGATTTCGTCGACTCCGAGGACGGGTTTTTCCTCACGGAGTTCTTTGGCAACGAGGCCAATCACACGCCGGTCGTCTGCCTCGGCCCCGATCCGGATCAGCCCAACGGCCGGTTCTGTCTGCGTTTGGACGCGTCCCCCGAAGAGCTTGCCGCGATGCCGGATGAGGCATTGCGGAGCTATTTGTCAGCAAAACTAGGTCCTGTCCGCAGGCTTAGAATCAATGCCGCACCCACGCTGACAGCTTTTTATGATGCGACCGAAACGATGCTCGACGGGGCCGACATCGATGACCTGGAAGATCGTGCGCGAAGCATCAAGGAAAATACAGCGCTGCGCTCCCGGATCATTGAAACCTTAGTCGCAACGCGCGCGCCTCGTTCACCATCCACCCATGTGGAGGGCCAGATCTACGAGGGCTTTCCCGGCCCGGATGACGAGATCCGCATGGCGAACTTCCATAACGTGGGTTGGGGGGATGCCGCAGCCATCGTTCGAGAATTTGATGATGAGCGGCTCCGGATTTTTGGCCGGCGATTGATCTATTTCGGCGGCCGGCCCGCCCTGTCGGATGACCTAAGGCTTGTTGTGGAGCGGGACTTGACCGACCGGTTGATGGATGAGGCCGCCGGTGGCTTCACGCTACGCCAAGCGCTTCAGGAGACGCAGCGACTCCTGGATGAACACGGTTCTGATGTCGATGGGATTTTGGTGAAGTATCGAAGTTACCTGATCAGTCGAATCGAACGGGTGACGCAATTCCGCGCTAGGCAGTTTGCAGCAGAGCCCACTTAA
- a CDS encoding ATP-dependent nuclease encodes MRDLIPTLDWEGGRLGVRLRYEPKDLALLYKEFMGAVSDAEAMRAAALAATAAENPEADPPATPPKLTIWPENLVDFLSKRLSMHFTIRAYPLDPGQLVAPVKSLAQPQALSGSSRPIDGDPLGGLIRVHDIPAQRGFGEEQQTVEDDDAPAAASGSRLSDQLRSYYAKHLDPTKGPDPKDLGALQAIEAAQDAFDKRLTESFKAAFTEVEGMGYPGVTDPRPRVSTRLKAIDGLNHNAAISFEVDVIEGDGAMTPVLRLPEANNGLGYQNLISMIFRLMSFRDAWMRVGKASTGATVTTTEPLHLVLVEEPEAHLHAQVQQVFIKKAYAVLRAHEDLGENKKLRTQLVVSTHSSHVAHETSFSCLRYFRRLPAGMAANVPVSTVINLSEVFGPGSETERFVTRYLRAQHADLFFADAAILVEGPAERMLVPNFIRAHYDELNQCYITLLEIGGSHAHRLKPLIDHLGLLTLIITDLDTLAETGGASVQPAKGAGQKTNNATLKTWVPRLDDVDDLMRADCGAKTRREDSDPLFAVRAAYQIPLGVTSPGIVGPEVAYPYTFEDALVFENLSFFSEFEGTGLVRKFRDAITEGGGAAAIGERMYLALKNGKKAEFALDLMEVENFDDIIVPRYIAEGLEWLLAQLKKKQVEILPQVKEDVAAAIEQAEA; translated from the coding sequence GTGCGTGATCTTATCCCGACGCTGGACTGGGAAGGTGGAAGGCTGGGTGTCCGGCTGCGTTACGAGCCGAAGGACCTCGCACTCTTGTACAAGGAGTTTATGGGCGCCGTGAGCGACGCGGAGGCGATGCGAGCGGCGGCGCTCGCGGCCACTGCCGCGGAGAACCCCGAAGCCGATCCGCCCGCTACACCGCCCAAGCTGACAATCTGGCCGGAAAATCTCGTCGATTTTCTCAGCAAGCGCTTGTCGATGCACTTCACTATACGGGCCTATCCGCTGGATCCAGGGCAACTCGTTGCGCCCGTCAAGTCGCTGGCGCAGCCGCAGGCACTATCGGGCAGTTCTCGGCCGATCGACGGCGACCCGTTGGGCGGCCTAATCCGCGTCCACGACATCCCCGCGCAGCGAGGATTCGGTGAAGAACAGCAGACGGTCGAGGACGACGACGCCCCAGCGGCGGCGAGCGGCAGTCGACTGTCAGACCAGCTCCGAAGTTATTATGCCAAACACCTCGATCCCACGAAGGGTCCCGATCCGAAGGACCTAGGCGCGTTACAAGCGATCGAAGCCGCGCAAGACGCCTTCGACAAACGGCTGACCGAGAGCTTCAAGGCCGCTTTCACGGAGGTCGAGGGTATGGGATACCCCGGCGTGACGGATCCGCGTCCGCGTGTCTCCACCCGTTTGAAGGCCATAGACGGCCTCAACCACAACGCGGCGATTAGCTTCGAAGTGGACGTGATCGAGGGCGACGGCGCGATGACACCCGTATTGCGATTGCCCGAGGCGAATAACGGCCTCGGCTATCAAAACCTGATCTCGATGATATTTCGGTTGATGAGCTTTCGCGACGCCTGGATGCGGGTGGGGAAGGCCTCGACCGGTGCGACAGTCACCACGACGGAGCCGCTCCATCTGGTACTCGTCGAAGAGCCGGAGGCGCATCTTCACGCTCAAGTGCAGCAGGTGTTCATCAAAAAGGCCTATGCAGTGCTTCGCGCCCACGAGGATCTCGGCGAGAACAAGAAGCTGCGCACCCAACTCGTGGTCAGTACGCATTCGAGCCATGTTGCGCACGAGACGTCCTTCTCATGCCTACGATATTTCCGGAGGCTGCCGGCAGGCATGGCGGCAAACGTACCTGTCTCGACGGTGATCAACCTGTCGGAGGTCTTCGGGCCTGGAAGCGAAACCGAGCGCTTCGTAACCCGCTATCTCCGGGCCCAGCACGCCGATCTTTTTTTCGCTGACGCGGCGATACTGGTGGAAGGGCCGGCCGAACGGATGCTCGTCCCCAACTTTATCCGCGCGCATTACGATGAGCTCAACCAGTGCTACATCACGCTGCTCGAGATTGGCGGGAGCCATGCGCACCGCCTTAAGCCCTTGATCGATCACCTGGGTCTGTTGACCCTGATCATCACCGACTTGGACACACTGGCTGAGACCGGCGGCGCGTCTGTTCAGCCTGCGAAGGGTGCTGGCCAGAAGACCAACAATGCCACCCTGAAGACCTGGGTGCCGCGGCTCGACGATGTGGATGACCTGATGCGGGCCGACTGCGGAGCCAAAACGCGCCGCGAAGACAGTGACCCCTTGTTTGCCGTGCGCGCTGCCTATCAGATCCCGCTTGGCGTCACCTCGCCGGGTATCGTGGGGCCGGAAGTGGCTTATCCTTACACGTTTGAGGACGCGCTCGTGTTCGAGAACCTGAGCTTTTTCTCGGAGTTCGAAGGCACGGGTCTGGTACGTAAGTTCCGCGATGCGATCACGGAAGGCGGCGGAGCGGCCGCGATCGGCGAGCGGATGTATCTCGCCCTCAAGAACGGCAAAAAGGCTGAATTCGCGCTCGACCTGATGGAGGTCGAGAATTTCGATGACATTATTGTCCCGCGCTACATTGCCGAAGGGCTGGAGTGGCTGCTGGCACAGCTCAAGAAGAAACAGGTCGAGATCCTGCCTCAGGTTAAAGAGGATGTCGCCGCGGCAATCGAGCAGGCTGAAGCATGA
- a CDS encoding UvrD-helicase domain-containing protein: protein MSAADDKFDAEADEVIFGCLNMEKPKSFFLYAGAGSGKTRSLVEAIRTVCREQGRRLSLSGQQIGVITYTNAASDEIKQRLEFDPRVEVSTIHAFAWSLIAGYDADIRVWVSTRLLEDIAELEVAQTKGRATSKAASDRARSIESKQRRRANLAEITRFVYSPTGDNRTRDSLNHAEVIAMTADFLGAKPGLRRLLVTRFPILLIDESQDTNRRLMDALLDVEAGYRDAFCLGLFGDMMQRIYADGKDRLAEAIPDVWAKPRKRMNHRCPTRVITLINKIRRGEDGEEQQPRSDAAQGTVRLFVVSQANVDKTAAEEAIAAKMAEITGDPGWAHGTAAIKTLALEHLMSARRFGFEQFFEALYAVERIRTSFLQGTGAGIGLFTREILPLVTALRAGDRFAAAAVVRRTSPLLERKALEAAGDNQAAILGEVRAACDGLLALVSAEAKPSSRAILRYVAETCLFTIPDVLVPFCSADVVAPDGDADAPVGDAADGGDEVDVKSELGGWRLALEAPFDEIEKYDRYVRGVSQFDTHQGVKGLEFPRVMVVVSDEEARGFMFAYDKLFATKAKSKTDLENEAAGKETTIDRTRRLFYVTCSRAEQSLAVVYYAADPTLARDAMIRQEWFEPGEIELIA, encoded by the coding sequence ATGAGCGCGGCTGACGATAAATTCGATGCGGAGGCTGACGAGGTTATTTTCGGATGCCTGAACATGGAGAAGCCAAAGAGCTTCTTTCTCTACGCTGGCGCTGGATCGGGAAAGACGCGTTCGCTAGTCGAAGCCATCCGTACAGTCTGCAGGGAACAGGGCCGGCGACTATCTCTATCTGGTCAGCAAATTGGGGTCATTACCTATACCAACGCGGCCAGCGATGAGATCAAGCAGCGGCTTGAGTTCGATCCACGCGTTGAAGTATCGACGATCCATGCGTTCGCTTGGTCGCTGATCGCCGGCTACGACGCTGACATCCGGGTGTGGGTATCGACAAGGCTCCTTGAGGACATCGCGGAGCTGGAGGTGGCCCAGACGAAGGGGCGAGCTACCAGCAAGGCCGCATCCGATCGCGCGCGCTCGATAGAGAGCAAGCAACGGCGTCGCGCGAATCTCGCAGAGATCACGCGCTTTGTTTACAGCCCAACCGGCGACAACCGGACGCGGGATTCCCTCAACCATGCGGAGGTCATCGCGATGACCGCCGATTTTCTCGGGGCAAAGCCTGGCTTGCGCAGGCTTCTCGTGACGCGGTTTCCGATACTGCTGATCGACGAAAGCCAGGATACGAACCGCAGGCTCATGGATGCGCTGCTCGACGTCGAGGCGGGATACCGTGACGCCTTCTGCCTCGGGCTTTTCGGCGACATGATGCAGCGAATCTATGCTGACGGCAAAGATCGCCTGGCCGAGGCAATCCCGGACGTATGGGCGAAGCCGAGAAAGCGAATGAACCATCGCTGCCCGACGCGCGTCATCACGCTCATCAACAAGATCCGGCGTGGTGAGGACGGGGAGGAGCAGCAGCCACGCAGCGACGCAGCGCAGGGTACTGTCCGTCTGTTCGTCGTCTCACAGGCGAACGTCGACAAGACTGCGGCAGAGGAGGCGATAGCTGCAAAAATGGCTGAAATCACAGGCGATCCGGGCTGGGCCCACGGGACCGCGGCTATCAAGACGCTGGCGTTGGAGCATCTGATGTCTGCGCGCCGCTTTGGTTTCGAGCAGTTTTTCGAGGCGCTTTATGCTGTTGAGCGCATCCGGACGAGTTTTTTGCAAGGGACGGGCGCGGGCATCGGCCTGTTCACCCGCGAGATACTGCCGCTCGTCACAGCTCTGCGCGCGGGGGATCGGTTTGCCGCCGCGGCAGTCGTTCGCCGCACGTCGCCACTTCTTGAACGCAAGGCGCTTGAAGCAGCCGGAGACAATCAGGCCGCGATCCTCGGCGAAGTCAGGGCGGCCTGCGACGGCTTATTGGCGCTCGTTTCGGCCGAGGCGAAGCCTAGTTCCCGCGCTATCCTTCGCTATGTCGCCGAGACCTGCCTGTTTACGATCCCTGATGTCCTGGTCCCATTTTGCTCCGCCGATGTTGTTGCGCCTGACGGCGATGCCGACGCTCCGGTCGGTGACGCCGCCGACGGAGGGGACGAAGTCGACGTCAAAAGCGAGTTGGGCGGCTGGCGGTTGGCGCTTGAGGCGCCCTTCGACGAGATCGAGAAGTATGACCGCTACGTTCGAGGCGTGTCGCAGTTCGACACCCATCAGGGCGTTAAAGGCTTGGAGTTCCCACGGGTCATGGTCGTCGTCAGTGACGAGGAAGCGCGTGGCTTCATGTTCGCCTATGACAAGCTTTTCGCGACGAAGGCGAAGAGCAAGACGGATCTTGAGAATGAGGCGGCCGGGAAGGAGACCACCATCGATCGGACGCGGCGACTGTTTTATGTGACCTGCAGCCGCGCGGAGCAAAGCCTTGCCGTCGTTTACTACGCTGCGGATCCGACGCTAGCACGCGACGCGATGATACGGCAGGAGTGGTTTGAGCCCGGCGAGATAGAGCTAATCGCCTAA